Proteins encoded in a region of the Triticum dicoccoides isolate Atlit2015 ecotype Zavitan chromosome 3A, WEW_v2.0, whole genome shotgun sequence genome:
- the LOC119269241 gene encoding sulfite exporter TauE/SafE family protein 5-like has product MSWTTRVIPLLVAATSVCFLSAAAASNSTSSRPGHHLLARLSQWREHYLSDPSSHHAGGVRRHTVLAWVLAFLAASVSSAGGVGGGSLFLPVLNLVAGLTLKRATTYSSFMVTGGAASNVLYNLWRARGRPALIDYDIALLFQPCLLLGVSIGVVCNVMFPEWLITALFSLFLAFCTAKTCRAGAKIWRSESAGAPAAARHDHKEPLLLGGLPQPVQDDGGQAARNGGSGFPWKDVAVLLVVWLCFFLLHVFIGDKHGKGVISIKPCGVAYWLATVSQVPFAVAFTAYIIYAKRKKQAPHHHEDGKANSSVHTKTETLPALALPLAAFVTGSLSGLFGIGGGLLLNPVLLQIGIPPQTAAATSSFMVLFCASMSMAQFILLGMDGIGEASVYAGICFVASIAGVVLIERVVRKSGRVSMIVFLVTAIMALSTVIVTCFGALDVWTQYTGGAYMGFKLPC; this is encoded by the exons ATGTCGTGGACTACTCGAGTCATCCCTCTCCTCGTCGCCGCCACCTCCGTCTGCTTCCTCTCCGCCGCCGCGGCGTCCAATTCCACCTCGTCACGCCCCGGCCACCACCTCCTGGCCCGGCTCTCGCAATGGCGGGAGCACTACCTGTCCGACCCGTCCTCGCACCACGCCGGCGGCGTGCGCCGGCACACCGTCCTGGCGTGGGTCCTGGCGTTCCTGGCCGCGTCCGTGTCGAGcgccggcggcgtcggcggcgggtcGCTGTTCCTGCCCGTCCTGAACCTGGTGGCGGGGCTGACCCTGAAGCGCGCCACCACCTACTCCTCCTTTATGGTCACCGGCGGCGCCGCGTCGAACGTGCTCTACAACCTCTGGCGCGCGCGGGGGCGGCCGGCGCTGATCGACTACGACATCGCGCTGCTGTTCCAGCCGTGCCTGCTCCTGGGCGTCAGCATCGGGGTGGTGTGCAACGTCATGTTCCCGGAGTGGCTCATCACCGCGCTCTTCTCGCTCTTCCTCGCCTTCTGCACCGCCAAGACGTGCCGCGCCGGGGCCAAGATCTGGCGGTCCGAGAGCGCCGGCGCCCCCGCCGCCGCGCGTCACGACCACAAGGAGCCCCTGCTGCTCGGCGGCCTCCCGCAGCCCGTCCAGGACGACGGAGGCCAGGCAGCTCGCAATGGCGGCTCCGGGTTCCCGTGGAAGGACGTGGCGGTGCTCCTGGTGGTGTGGCTGTGCTTCTTCCTGCTCCACGTCTTCATCGGAGATAAGCACGGGAAG GGAGTGATCAGCATAAAGCCCTGCGGGGTAGCATACTGGCTCGCCACCGTGTCCCAGGTGCCCTTCGCCGTGGCTTTCACAGCCTATATCATATACGCAAAGAGGAAGAAGCAGGCTCCACATCACCACGAAGATGGCAAG GCAAATTCTTCTGTGCACACTAAGACGGAGACTTTGCCCGCGCTCGCGCTCCCGCTGGCCGCTTTCGTGACCGGATCTCTGAGCGGCCTCTTCGGCATCGGCGGAGGGCTGCTTCTCAACCCCGTACTCCTTCAGATTGGGATACCCCCGCAG acggcggcggcgacgtctTCGTTCATGGTGCTGTTCTGCGCGTCCATGTCGATGGCCCAGTTCATCCTGCTGGGCATGGACGGGATCGGGGAGGCCTCGGTCTACGCGGGGATATGCTTCGTCGCCTCGATCGCCGGGGTGGTCCTGATCGAGCGGGTCGTCAGGAAGTCCGGGCGGGTGTCGATGATCGTGTTCCTGGTCACCGCCATCATGGCGCTCAGCACCGTCATCGTCACCTGCTTCGGAGCCCTAGATGTCTGGACGCAGTACACCGGCGGAGCGTACATGGGGTTCAAGCTGCCTTGCTGA